The genomic segment GTTCGTCGACGTGCACATCGGGGGTCGATCTCGAATCTGAAGATACGATTTTGCAGATCCGCGGGAGAGGGACGGGCTCTTTGTCTTTGACAAAGTTCGACATCTCAGAAACTTCACCTGCCTCCATACTTGGTCCGGAGGCGGCCGCTTCAGCTGGACCTTCCAAGTCGGCGACGCTGCCCTCTCTTGAGAAAACTGACGAAACAGATGCAGACTGTGAAGTGCGACCGGACCTTGTGGCTGGGTCTGTCCTGCTGTCTCGCCCGTCACAGACCCTCTCTGCGCTGCAGAGTCGAAAAGAGGATGAGGAACTGGCGCATCTCCTACGAGACACGCTTCAGCCGAGATCTCTCCGTGTCCTGGTCGTCGGATGCGGAGGCCGTTTGGGCCGTCTTGTCTTCAAAAGACTCCTGCACGTGAATCAGGATTCTCACAGACGCTGGCTCCACGTTACCGGTGTAGCCCGAAATGCATCTGCCCGGGCAGCGCTTATGAAGGAAGGTGAGATGCCTTCATTTCTGCTTATTTTGTGCCACTCGCACCGCGGGGTAGAGTCCTCCAAGGGTGGATTCGCCTGCATGGACTGAACCTCTATATGGCTGCTAGGAACAGCCGTGAATCGCCGAACGGTCCATCTATCGCTTTGACGTTCCATATGCTTCGGGAAGTGAAGCTATTATCTCGTGAACGTAAATCCAAAGGGTCTCTTGTGAATCGATTTGATAGTATGAGAGAAGATGCGTCTCCTAAAACAGATCGGCAGTCGAGTGTATCTGCGTTCCACACTACACCCAGCCGGTTGCTTACCGTAGAGATTGAAATCTTAGAAAGAGACAACATGGCTGCAGGGCTTTCCTCAGTAGCTGCACACCCACCGAGGTGACCAAGATTTTCTTTCTCATCTGCTCGAAAAGCGTCCGTCCGCAAGACTGGGCGGAACTGCGTGCACTTTTTGCGAGGATTCCTGTGTCGGGTACCAAAGGACAGCAGTCCGCCCAACTTCCCAGTTGCTAGACGCTGTAGCTGAACACGAAATTTTGGTCGAGTACGTCTTGCGATCGGTGCACCTTCAACCACACATTTCcgaaaagagaacagaacCACGGCCGTACGTGATCTTTCGTCCTTCAGGTCGCCCTGAAGGAGACTTCCTCTGTGGGCGAGGGGACCCTGCGAGGGCTGTGGCACTTTGGGGTGTTCGTGTTCTCGTCGTTGCACTCGGATTTCGGCTCTGGAGATCCCTGCGCTGCTGTCTGTCAGAGCCACAGCTGTGTCGCTCAGACATCGTCGTCTGCGACATTCGAAATGCGGCGAGCGTCCGGGAAGTTTTCGGTTTGTCCAGGACTTCACACGCGTCGTCGGCTCCGAGCGGCCAGACGCTGTCCCAGAGACAGGCGCTATACCGCCACGCCTGGGTTCGCTACCAGCAGATCCGCGTGCACGCGAAGCGGGCGTTGCTGGCGACTCCGCCTGGCCCTGGGCGGAGAGTTATGGCGGAGCAGTACAAGTCGCGTCTCGAGGAAGTCGAGCGCCGGCTTCTCGTCATTCAGCCTTCCGAGAGTTTCTTTGACGCAGTCGTCATCTGTACCTCGTCGCGGCTGGCCCCGATTCGAGAGGTGCCTTCCGCGGTTTCCTCGTACAATTTTTTCTCGACGGCGACGACAGGTCTGGGGCCGGCGTTCCAGGGTACGGCCGAGTCGGAGAGCTCCCACGGCTGTTGCCCCCCGGGAGACTACTGCGCGAAGCGATCggaggggaggagacgcacccgcctctcgctgttccGCCGGTCCAcagagctgcatgcgcgcaagAGTTCTCTGCGTGCGACACCTGAAGCCGCAGGTgcacagagaggcggcgcgggCGAGGTGCAGGCGGCTGGTGAGGGCGCGCGGCCGAGTGGACGTCAGGCGACGGGGAAGCCGATTCGGTCCTATTCGTCGGTCGTCAGAACGGAAAATCCGGAGGAAGCCCAAAGTGGCGTGGACAAAATCTCGCGCAGTCTGCATGACATCACCTTGGCGCCGGCCTCCCAGTGCGAGACATCGCCATGCCGTCGCACAGGACTGCTAATCTGGCCTCGAAGGTGGAAGCCGTTTAGTCGAGCAGGCCGCCTCGTTGCGCGTGTCGGTCGCCGCAACAGCGCGCAAAAGGAGAAGCCTAACTCCGACGAACGCACTCGGAAGTTGAAAGTTGAAGCGTCTTCCAATGGCGCGCTTGACCGAGAGAGCGACCGAAAGAAGGAACCGCCCGCAGTCGTCGAAGAGGCAGGCAGCTGCGAGGCACAAACCCCCACGAAAGtgaacagagacggagagtcGAGCTGGAAGCCGAGACGCTGCAGCCTAGAAGGTCGAGAAACGGAAGTGGAGGGATCGACAAAGTGCGTCCTCCCCCAGGGCCTTGTCTACGACTACGTTGGCGGGGGGCCTCGAGAAATCGACTGGCTCGGCCAGAAAAACATTGTCGACGCCGCCAGGGAGGGTGCAGCAATGCATGTCGTCCTCTGTAGCATCATGGTACGTCACGCAAGAGGCGGGTCCACGTGTAGAGACCCCCAactgaaacagaagacggTTCCTCTCCAGAAGGCACAAGCCTTTGTGAGGTCGAGTCAGATTCGTTTCTGAGAGGGGAAGCAACTGCATGGAGAGATGGAACTCTTGCTCGATTTCCCAAATCGGGCAGCAAGGAGGAATTCTCGACAGGAAAATCCGGAAGCGTGAGACAGACTGTCACATGAAGAATGAAACCTTCTAGCGGCTCTAAAAGTGTAGGTGTGGATAGACTGTATGCGCAGACAGACTCGCTGAGGGACTTGGCTACCTCTCGCGCCAAGctgcctcgttcttctccacacAACTCCCTCAAACTCTGAACTGGTTTGGGCCGGGGGGGGCCTCGACCTCGCAGCTTCTGGAGGTGAGgggcctctttcttctgcggtCTTAACACGAATCCTTTTCTGTTGCTCCTGTGTGGAAGCCACGGTCCGCTTCTTCCATTTCTCTATGCAGGGAGGTACAGACCCTAAGCACCACTTGAACCAGCTGGGGCAACAGAGGAGCAAAATTCGCCGCGGAGAGTCCGGCGGCGACATTCTCTTGTGGAAACGACTGAGTGAACGGTATCTGTTGAAGAGCGGCCTTTCGTACACCGTCGTCCATCCTGGTAAGCTGCATGGAAGATGCGGTGGTCGCTCCGTCAGAGTGCAGAGCGGTCCAACGTATCGCGAACAGAGGGCAGTTTTTACTGGAGCAAGCGGGCCTAAGGTGCCTTCAGAGGTCCCACCAGGTCTCTGTCTGAGGATTTGTTGAGGCAAGTCGGGAAATCTCTAGGCAGGCCAGTCTTTTTTTTTGCAATTTCAAGTGCGTTCGGCCGCGTCTTGCTGGGCGTATGCGCAGGTAGTCTGTCAGATGCTCCCGGCGGATCGGGTCTTGCGGTCGGCATCAACGATTCTCTGGAGTCGATGCCGGCGAAAACTGTTTCTCGAAGCGACGTCGCAAATGTAAGAAAAAAACCGAGACAATATAGTAAAAGAATAATCTCAATGTCACATCAGATAGACAACAACCTGCATGTAGCCAATGTTCCAAACATTGTAGTAGAGAAATGTTTTGTTGTGACCGTACGTGAATGCCGGTCTTAGCGACATCTCCATGTCACTCCAGGTGCCGTGACAAGACGGTAGTGGCTTCGGGAGCCACGCTCGAACAATACAAGACCTGCACACGGACACCCCTCGAAAACCCTCTGGACCTCGTTTTTCTAAATCACGTTTCGATGCTCGGGAATTGGCGCATTGAGGGATGCAGCTCCTGAATATTTCCCATCGCGTGCGTGAATCGGAAAAGCCTCacgctgtatgtacacttgGGTTTGGAGTGTGTTGTCTGCGTCTACGCAGGTGCTGGTTCACTCGTTACTGGACCCGTCTTACTTGGACCAGAGCTTTGATGTGTTGAATGCACCGCCAAAGAGTAGATCCACCTGCCAACTTGACACAGAGTCACTGGAGCTGTGGAATCTGATGAATCAGCTGCCAGAGGCCAAGTATGATTACCGAAGCAGCGAGGCAGACCTCCTGCTCACTGCTCATGAACAAGCACAAGAGCGTCGCGCTTCAGTTGAGCAGGTTTTAGCGGACCATGCCACGCGACGACGCTAGAGCGTATGCACAGAAACACTGGAAACAAAGCAGTGGAACGCTTTTGTCTGCAGCAATGCGAGAGCGCCCGCGAGTATCTACCTCACTGAATTAGGCATGTAGTGCTGACCTATAAAGTTTGGCGACGAGCCTAGGTAGGAGAAACGGGAACGTAGTCAAAAGACTCCCCGAGCTCCTCAGTATTTCTAGCTGGCGAGGAGATATGCCCGCGGCGAACAGTCGCAAAGTGTCGTGTAAAAATACGAGCTTTCCGATATCATGTGTTGTCGAAAGATGTGAAGAGTTCGAGCTCCATAAAAAGCGAGCTTTCAGTTGCTCCCCGCATGTCAGGGG from the Toxoplasma gondii ME49 chromosome IX, whole genome shotgun sequence genome contains:
- a CDS encoding hypothetical protein (encoded by transcript TGME49_267670), producing MWFSAVPTGAPRSPGTSQDAGETSADPVDCTDHTGGADVSPGKDGKFAEAPPATEELDEKQTFCSKIVTKTLRADPSSSTCTSGVDLESEDTILQIRGRGTGSLSLTKFDISETSPASILGPEAAASAGPSKSATLPSLEKTDETDADCEVRPDLVAGSVLLSRPSQTLSALQSRKEDEELAHLLRDTLQPRSLRVLVVGCGGRLGRLVFKRLLHVNQDSHRRWLHVTGVARNASARAALMKEEPQLCRSDIVVCDIRNAASVREVFGLSRTSHASSAPSGQTLSQRQALYRHAWVRYQQIRVHAKRALLATPPGPGRRVMAEQYKSRLEEVERRLLVIQPSESFFDAVVICTSSRLAPIREVPSAVSSYNFFSTATTGLGPAFQGTAESESSHGCCPPGDYCAKRSEGRRRTRLSLFRRSTELHARKSSLRATPEAAGAQRGGAGEVQAAGEGARPSGRQATGKPIRSYSSVVRTENPEEAQSGVDKISRSLHDITLAPASQCETSPCRRTGLLIWPRRWKPFSRAGRLVARVGRRNSAQKEKPNSDERTRKLKVEASSNGALDRESDRKKEPPAVVEEAGSCEAQTPTKVNRDGESSWKPRRCSLEGRETEVEGSTKCVLPQGLVYDYVGGGPREIDWLGQKNIVDAAREGAAMHVVLCSIMGGTDPKHHLNQLGQQRSKIRRGESGGDILLWKRLSERYLLKSGLSYTVVHPGSLSDAPGGSGLAVGINDSLESMPAKTVSRSDVANVLVHSLLDPSYLDQSFDVLNAPPKSRSTCQLDTESLELWNLMNQLPEAKYDYRSSEADLLLTAHEQAQERRASVEQVLADHATRRR